CACCGTCAACAAGAACGCCGTGCCCAATGACCCGCAGTCGCCGTTCGTCACCTCGGGCCTGCGCATCGGCACCCCGGCCGTCACCACCCGCGGCTTCAAGGTCGCCCAGTGCGTGGCGCTGGCCGGCTGGATCTGCGATGTGCTGGACAACCTGGGCGACGCCGATGTCGAGGCCGATGTGGCCAAGAACGTCGCCGCCCTGTGCGCCGACTTCCCGGTCTACCGCTGAGTGGAGCAGAACACCATGCAACGTTATTCAGGCTTCGGCCTCTTCAAGCACTCCCTCAGCCACCACGAGAACTGGCAGCGCATGTGGCGCACGCCGACGCCGAAGAAGGTCTACGACGTGGTCATCGTCGGCGGTGGCGGCCATGGCCTGGCGACTGCCTACTACCTGGCCAAGGAACACGGCATCACCAACGTGGCGGTGGTCGAGAAGGGCTACCTGGGCGGCGGCAACACCGCCCGCAACACCACCATCGTGCGTTCCAACTACCTGTGGGACGAGTCGGCGCATCTGTATGAACACGCCATGAAACTGTGGGAGGGGCTGTCGCAGGACATCAACTACAACGTGATGTTCTCCCAGCGCGGCGTCTACAACCTGTGCCACACCCTGCAGGACATCCGCGACTCCGAGCGTCGGGTCAACGCCAACCGCCTCAATGGCGTGGACGGCGAGCTGATCCGCACCGAGCAGGTGGCGGCCGAGATCCCGTACCTGGACTGCTCGAAGAACACCCGCTACCCGATCCTCGGTGCCACCGTACAGCGCCGTGGCGGCGTGGCCCGTCACGATGCCGTGGCCTGGGGCTTCGCCCGTGCCGCCGACGCCCTGGGCGTGGACCTGATCCAGCAGACCGAGGTGATTGGCTTCCGTAAAGAGAATGGCGCCGTGATCGGTGTCGAAACCAACAAGGGCTTCATCGGCGCCAAGCGCGTCGGCGTGGTCACCGCTGGTAACTCCGGGCACATGGCCAAGCTGGCCGGTTTCCGCCTGCCGCTGGAGTCGCACCCGCTGCAGGCACTGGTATCGGAGCCGATCAAACCGATCATCGACAGCGTGATCATGTCCAACGCCGTGCACGGCTATATCAGCCAGTCCGACAAGGGCGACCTGGTGATCGGCGCCGGTATCGACGGCTGGGTCGGCTACGGCCAGCGCGGCTCCTACCCAATCATCGAGCACACCCTGCAGGCGATCGTCGAGATGTTCCCGATCCTCTCCCGGGTGCGCATGAACCGCCAGTGGGGCGGCATCGTCGACACCACCCCCGATGCCTGCCCGATCATCTCCAAGACCCCGGTGAAGAACATGTTCTTCAACTGCGGCTGGGGCACCGGCGGCTTCAAGGCCACCCCGGGCTCGGGCAACGTGTTCGCCGCGAGCCTGGCCAAGGGCGAGATGCACCCGCTGGCCGCGCCTTTCTCCATCGACCGTTTCTACAACGGCGCGCTGATCGACGAACACGGCGCCGCTGCCGTCGCCCACTGACCCGGAGACAACCGTCATGTTGCAAATCTTCTGTCCCCACTGCGGCGAGCTGCGCTCCGAGGAAGAATTCCACGCGTCGGGCCAGGCGCACATCGCCCGCCCGCTGGACCCCAACGCCTGCTCCGACGAGGAGTGGGGCACCTACATGTTCTTCCGCGACAACCCGCGCGGCATCCACCATGAACTGTGGGACCACGTCGCGGGCTGTCGCCAGTACTTCAACGTCACCCGCGACACCGTGACCTACGAGATCCTGGAAACCTACAAGATCGGCGAGAAACCTCAGGTTACCGCCGCCTCGAAACAGAGCACCGCGCCAGCGACCGCCAAGGGCCAAGGGGAAAAAGTATGAGCCAGACCTATCGCCTCGCCAGCGGCGGCCGTATCGACCGCAGCAAGGTGCTGAACTTCAGCTTCAACGGCAAGACCTACCAGGGCTATGCCGGCGACACCCTGGCCGCCGCGCTGCTGGCCAACGGCGTCGACATCGTCGGGCGCAGCTTCAAGTACTCGCGCCCGCGCGGGATCATCGCCGCCGGTACCGAGGAGCCGAACGCGATCCTGCAGATCGGCTCCAGCGAAGCCACCCAGATCCCCAACGTGCGCGCCACCCAGCAGGCCCTGTATGCCGGCCTGGTGGCCACCAGCACCAACGGCTGGCCGAACGTCAACAACGACATGATGGGCATCATCGGCAAGGTCGGCGGCAACATGATGCCGCCCGGGTTCTACTACAAGACCTTCATGTACCCCAAGTCGTTCTGGATGACCTACGAGAAGTACATCCGCAAGGCGGCGGGCCTGGGCCGTGCGCCGCTGCAGAACGATCCGGACAGCTACGACTACATGAACCAGCACTGCGACGTGCTGATCGTCGGCGCCGGCCCTGCTGGCCTGGCCGCTGCGCTGGCTGCCGCGCGCAGCGGCGCCCGGGTGATCCTGGCGGACGAGCAGGAGGAGTTCGGCGGCACCTTGCTCGACAGCCGCGAAACCCTTGATGGCAAACCAGCCGTCGACTGGGTCAATACCGTCGTTGCCGAGCTGGAGTCGCTGCCGGAAGTCACCCTGCTGCCACGCAGCACGGTCAACGGCTACCACGACCACAACTTCCTGACCATCCACGAGCGTCTGACCGACCACCTCGGCGACCGCGCGCCCATCGGCCAGGTACGCCAACGCGTGCACCGTGTGCGCGCCAACCGTGTGGTTCTGGCTGCTGGCGCCCATGAGCGCCCGCTGGTGTACGGCAACAACGACCTGCCGGGCAACATGCTGGCGGGTGCCGTGTCCACCTACGTTCGCCGCTATGGCGTGGCGCCGGGCCGCAAGCTGGTGCTGTCGACCAACAACGACCACGCCTACCGCTGCGCTTTGGACTGGCACGACGCGGGTCTGCAGGTGGTCGCCATTGCCGATGCCCGCCACAACCCACGCGGTTCGCTGGTCGAAGAGGCTCGCGCCAAAGGTATCCGTATCCTCACCTCCAGCGCCGTGATCGAGGCCAAGGGCAGCAAGCACGTCACTGGCGCCCGCGTGGCCGCCATCGATGTGCAGGCGCACAAGGTTACCAGCCCGGGTGAAACCCTCGAGTGCGACCTGATCGCGACTTCCGGCGGTTACAGCCCAGTGGTCCACCTGGCCTCGCACCTGGGCGGTCGCCCGGTCTGGCGTGAAGACATCCTCGGCTTCGTCCCGGGCGATGCACCGCAGAAGCGCGTGTGCGTCGGTGGCGTGAACGGCGTCTATGCCCTGGGCGATGTGATCGCTGACGGCTTCGAGGGCGGTGTTCGCGCCGCCACCGAGGCCGGCTTCAAGGCTAGCGTCGGCACCCTGCCGAAAACCCTGGCGCGCAAGGAAGAAGCCACCGTGGCACTATTCCAGGTGC
This window of the Pseudomonas mosselii genome carries:
- a CDS encoding sarcosine oxidase subunit beta family protein — translated: MQRYSGFGLFKHSLSHHENWQRMWRTPTPKKVYDVVIVGGGGHGLATAYYLAKEHGITNVAVVEKGYLGGGNTARNTTIVRSNYLWDESAHLYEHAMKLWEGLSQDINYNVMFSQRGVYNLCHTLQDIRDSERRVNANRLNGVDGELIRTEQVAAEIPYLDCSKNTRYPILGATVQRRGGVARHDAVAWGFARAADALGVDLIQQTEVIGFRKENGAVIGVETNKGFIGAKRVGVVTAGNSGHMAKLAGFRLPLESHPLQALVSEPIKPIIDSVIMSNAVHGYISQSDKGDLVIGAGIDGWVGYGQRGSYPIIEHTLQAIVEMFPILSRVRMNRQWGGIVDTTPDACPIISKTPVKNMFFNCGWGTGGFKATPGSGNVFAASLAKGEMHPLAAPFSIDRFYNGALIDEHGAAAVAH
- a CDS encoding sarcosine oxidase subunit delta — protein: MLQIFCPHCGELRSEEEFHASGQAHIARPLDPNACSDEEWGTYMFFRDNPRGIHHELWDHVAGCRQYFNVTRDTVTYEILETYKIGEKPQVTAASKQSTAPATAKGQGEKV
- a CDS encoding sarcosine oxidase subunit alpha — translated: MSQTYRLASGGRIDRSKVLNFSFNGKTYQGYAGDTLAAALLANGVDIVGRSFKYSRPRGIIAAGTEEPNAILQIGSSEATQIPNVRATQQALYAGLVATSTNGWPNVNNDMMGIIGKVGGNMMPPGFYYKTFMYPKSFWMTYEKYIRKAAGLGRAPLQNDPDSYDYMNQHCDVLIVGAGPAGLAAALAAARSGARVILADEQEEFGGTLLDSRETLDGKPAVDWVNTVVAELESLPEVTLLPRSTVNGYHDHNFLTIHERLTDHLGDRAPIGQVRQRVHRVRANRVVLAAGAHERPLVYGNNDLPGNMLAGAVSTYVRRYGVAPGRKLVLSTNNDHAYRCALDWHDAGLQVVAIADARHNPRGSLVEEARAKGIRILTSSAVIEAKGSKHVTGARVAAIDVQAHKVTSPGETLECDLIATSGGYSPVVHLASHLGGRPVWREDILGFVPGDAPQKRVCVGGVNGVYALGDVIADGFEGGVRAATEAGFKASVGTLPKTLARKEEATVALFQVPHDKGTARAPKQFVDQQNDVTAAAIELATREGFESVEHVKRYTALGFGTDQGKLGNINGLAIAARSLGIGIPEMGTTMFRPNYTPVTFGAVAGRHCGHLFEPVRFTALHAWHIKNGAEFEDVGQWKRPWYFPKPGEDIHTAVARECKAVRDSVGLLDASTLGKIDIQGPDAREFLNRIYTNAWTKLDVGKARYGLMCKEDGMVFDDGVTACVGDNHFIMTTTTGGAARVLQWLELYHQTEWPEMKVYFTSVTDHWATMTLSGPNSRKLLAEVSDIDLDKEGFPFMSWKEGLVGGVPARVFRISFTGELSYEINVQANYAMGVLEQIVEAGKKYNLTPYGTETMHVLRAEKGFIIVGQDTDGSMTPDDLNMSWCVGRNKAFSWIGLRGMNREDTVRENRKQLVGLKPVDPNVWLPEGAQLVFDPKQPIPMDMVGHVTSSYAANSLGYSFAMGVVKGGLKRLGERVYSPQADGSVIEAEIVSSVFFDPKGERQNV